The following coding sequences are from one Macaca mulatta isolate MMU2019108-1 chromosome 7, T2T-MMU8v2.0, whole genome shotgun sequence window:
- the EMC4 gene encoding ER membrane protein complex subunit 4 isoform X2 has translation MTAQGGLVANRGRRFKWAIELSGPGGGSRGRSDRGSGQGDSLYPVGYLDKQVPDTSVQETDRILVEKRCWDIALGPLKQIPMNLFIMYMAGNTISIFPTMMVCMMAWRPIQALMAISAKNGVQWWRTAFVNMRKQRLVPMYLGLIYIVL, from the exons ATGACGGCCCAGGGGGGTCTGGTGGCTAACCGAGGCCGGCGCTTCAAGTGGGCCATTGAGCTAAGCGGGCCTGGAGGAGGCAGCCG GGGTCGAAGTGACCGGGGCAGTGGCCAGGGAGACTCTCTCTACCCAGTCGGTTACTTGGACAAGCAAGTGCCTGATACCAGCGTGCAAGAGACAGATCGGATCCTGGTGGAGAAG CGCTGCTGGGACATCGCCTTGGGTCCCCTCAAACAGATTCCCATGAACCTCTTCATCATGTACATGGCAGGCAATACTATCTCCATCTTCCCTACTATGATGGTGTGTATGATGGCCTGGCGACCCATTCAGGCACTTATGGCCATTTCAGCCA agaATGGAGTTCAGTGGTGGAGGACTGCTTTTGTGAACATGAGAAAGCAGCGCCTGGTCCCTATGTATTTGGGTCTTATTTACATCGTTCTTTAA
- the EMC4 gene encoding ER membrane protein complex subunit 4, with protein MTAQGGLVANRGRRFKWAIELSGPGGGSRGRSDRGSGQGDSLYPVGYLDKQVPDTSVQETDRILVEKRCWDIALGPLKQIPMNLFIMYMAGNTISIFPTMMVCMMAWRPIQALMAISATFKMLESSSQKFLQGLVYLIGNLMGLALAVYKCQSMGLLPTHASDWLAFIEPPERMEFSGGGLLL; from the exons ATGACGGCCCAGGGGGGTCTGGTGGCTAACCGAGGCCGGCGCTTCAAGTGGGCCATTGAGCTAAGCGGGCCTGGAGGAGGCAGCCG GGGTCGAAGTGACCGGGGCAGTGGCCAGGGAGACTCTCTCTACCCAGTCGGTTACTTGGACAAGCAAGTGCCTGATACCAGCGTGCAAGAGACAGATCGGATCCTGGTGGAGAAG CGCTGCTGGGACATCGCCTTGGGTCCCCTCAAACAGATTCCCATGAACCTCTTCATCATGTACATGGCAGGCAATACTATCTCCATCTTCCCTACTATGATGGTGTGTATGATGGCCTGGCGACCCATTCAGGCACTTATGGCCATTTCAGCCA CTTTCAAGATGTTAGAAAGTTCAAGCCAGAAGTTTCTTCAGGGTTTGGTCTATCTCATTGGGAACCTGATGGGTTTGGCGTTGGCTGTTTACAAGTGCCAGTCCATGGGACTGTTACCTACACATGCATCGGATTGGTTGGCCTTCATTGAGCCCCCTGAG agaATGGAGTTCAGTGGTGGAGGACTGCTTTTGTGA
- the EMC4 gene encoding ER membrane protein complex subunit 4 isoform X1, which yields MNLFIMYMAGNTISIFPTMMVCMMAWRPIQALMAISATFKMLESSSQKFLQGLVYLIGNLMGLALAVYKCQSMGLLPTHASDWLAFIEPPERMEFSGGGLLL from the exons ATGAACCTCTTCATCATGTACATGGCAGGCAATACTATCTCCATCTTCCCTACTATGATGGTGTGTATGATGGCCTGGCGACCCATTCAGGCACTTATGGCCATTTCAGCCA CTTTCAAGATGTTAGAAAGTTCAAGCCAGAAGTTTCTTCAGGGTTTGGTCTATCTCATTGGGAACCTGATGGGTTTGGCGTTGGCTGTTTACAAGTGCCAGTCCATGGGACTGTTACCTACACATGCATCGGATTGGTTGGCCTTCATTGAGCCCCCTGAG agaATGGAGTTCAGTGGTGGAGGACTGCTTTTGTGA